In Salmo salar chromosome ssa03, Ssal_v3.1, whole genome shotgun sequence, a single genomic region encodes these proteins:
- the LOC106601180 gene encoding shiftless antiviral inhibitor of ribosomal frameshifting protein homolog — protein MSASLPLCVLSLQELGEHLRVLPLTEKNKRMFDNAQRHLTPSVLHQFACQTCDKDWWRRVPQRKRVSHCHLCKKKYDPVPYDKMWGIGEFCCTKCTRSFRGFGRMDLGSPCYSCRTLVIPTETLPPRKGGVGVVGPRKPIPHSCLAEDCYNRQEPHVPGTECVHPRSRQRNRKPRVVNPSSIHISSGSTVNTCLSQGSLENLYDLIMDDIREESEEDSSSGSSSS, from the exons atgagTGCGTCCCTGCCTTTGTGTGTGTTGAGTCTTCAGGAGCTGGGAGAGCATCTGCGGGTCCTGCCTCTCACTGAGAAGAACAAGAGAATGTTTGATAATGCCCAGCGCCACCTCACCCCCTCGGTCCTGCACCAGTTTGCCTGCCAGACCTGTGACAAGGACTGGTGGCGTCGGGTACCCCAGAGGAAGAGG GTATCTCACTGTCACCTGTGCAAGAAGAAATATGACCCTGTCCCTTATGACAAAATGTGGGGTATTGGAGAGTTCTGCTGCACCAAATGCACACGCTCCTTCAG GGGCTTTGGGAGGATGGATTTGGGCTCCCCCTGCTACTCCTGCCGAACTCTGGTGATCCCAACAGAGACTCTCCCTCCACGCAAGGGAGGGGTAGGAGTAGTTGGACCCAGAAAACCTATCCCACACAGCTGCCTCGCTGAGGACTGTTACAACAGACAAG AGCCCCATGTTCCTGGGACAGAGTGTGTCCACCCCCGCAGTCGCCAGAGGAACAGGAAGCCTCGCGTGGTCAATCCCAGCTCCATCCACATCAGCTCCGGCTCCACCGTCAACACCTGCCTGAGCCAAGGAAGCCTGGAGAACCTGTACGACCTCATCATGGATGACATcagagaggagagtgaagaggacagcagtagtggtagcagcagcagctag
- the myst2 gene encoding Histone acetyltransferase MYST2 produces MPRRKRNAGSSSEGTEDSDFSADHEHTDRIETYGRTRRNTRLTRASLRLSQSSQDSSPVQISPAEVVTFSARRVTRSRSLQQGPPVTPKKYPLRQSRSSGSDTEQHVEDLKRVADQDESPPRTPTGNALSSESDIDVSSPNASHDESLAKELSLKDSGSDLSHRPKRRRFHESYNFNMKCPTPGCNSLGHLTGKHERHFSISGCPLFHNLSVDECKTRASSRDKQVEERTLSHRQDENRHATRHQAPTERQMRYKEKVTEMRKKRNSGLLKEQKDQYMDHRQSHGNNREPLLENITSDYDLELFRKAQARASEDLEKLQGQVAEGSNMIKTIVFGRYELDTWYHSPYPEEYARLGRLYMCEFCLKYMKSLTILRRHMAKCVWKHPPGDEIYRKGNISVFEVDGKKNKIYCQNLCLLAKLFLDHKTLYYDVEPFLFYVMTEADNTGCHLVGYFSKEKNSFLNYNVSCILTMPQYMRQGYGKMLIDFSYLLSKVEEKVGSPERPLSDLGLISYRSYWKEVLLRYLNQFQGKEISIKEISQETAVNPVDIVSTLQSLQMLKYWKGKHLVLKRQDLIDDWKAKETKRGSSKTIEPTALKWTPPKGT; encoded by the exons ATGCCTCGGAGAAAG AGGAATGCTGGGAGCAGCTCCGAGGGCACTGAGGATTCAGACTTCTCTGCTGACCATGAGCACACAGACAGAATCGAGACCTATGGGAGAACACGGAGGAACACGCGCCTCACCCGGGCATCGCTGCGACTCAGCCAAAGTTCACAAG attCCAGCCCTGTCCAGATCAGCCCAGCAGAGGTGGTGACCTTCTCTGCCCGGCGAGTGACCCGTAGCCGTAGTCTGCAGCAAGGGCCGCCGGTCACCCCCAAGAAATACCCTCTGCGTCAGAGTCGCTCTTCGGGGTCGGACACGGAGCAGCATGTGGAGG ACCTGAAGCGAGTAGCAGACCAGGACGAGTCTCCGCCCCGCACCCCAACAGGGAACGCTCTCTCATCGGAGTCGGACATTGACGTGTCCAGCCCTAATGCCTCTCATGACGAGTCCCTGGCCAAGGAGCTGTCACTCAAAGACTCTGGCAGCGACCTCTCCCACAGGCCCAAGCGCCGTCGCTTCCACGAGAGCTACAACTTCAACATGAAGTGCCCCACACCAGGCTGCAACTCCCTGG GCCATTTGACAGGGAAACATGAGAGGCACTTCTCAATATCTGGCTGCCCTCTCTTCCACAACCTCTCTGTAGATGAATGCAAG ACGAGGGCCTCCTCTCGTGACAAACAGGTGGAGGAGCGGACGTTGTCCCACCGGCAGGATGAGAACAGACACGCTACCCGTCACCAG GCCCCAACGGAGAGGCAGATGAGGTACAAGGAGAAGGTGACGGaaatgaggaagaagaggaactCGGGTCTGCTAAAAGAGCAGAAAGACCAGTACATG GATCACCGGCAGTCCCACGGCAACAACCGAGAGCCCCTCCTGGAGAACATCACAAGTGATTACGACCTGGAGCTCTTTCGAAAAGCCCAGGCACGTGCTTCGGAGGATCTT GAGAAGCTGCAGGGCCAGGTGGCGGAGGGCAGCAACATGATCAAGACCATCGTGTTTGGCCGGTACGAGCTGGACACCTGGTACCACTCGCCCTACCCCGAGGAGTACGCCCGCCTGGGACGCCTCTACATGTGTGAGTTCTGCCTCAAGTACATGAAGAGTCTGACCATCCTGCGCCGGCACATG GCCAAGTGTGTCTGGAAACACCCACCAGGGGATGAGATCTATCGAAAGGGAAACATCTCCGTCTTTGAGGTGGACGGTAAAAAAAACAAG ATCTACTGCCAAAACCTGTGCCTTCTGGCTAAGCTCTTCCTGGACCACAAGACCCTATACTACGACGTGGAGCCCTTCCTCTTCTACGTCATGACAGAGGCTGACAACACCGGCTGCCATCTTGTTGGCTACTTCTCAAAG GAGAAGAACTCGTTCCTGAACTACAATGTCTCCTGTATCCTCACCATGCCACAGTACATGAGGCAGGGCTACGGAAAGATGCTGATTGACTTCA GTTACCTACTGTCCAAGGTGGAGGAGAAGGTGGGCTCTCCAGAGCGGCCCCTCTCAGACCTGGGCCTAATCAGCTACAGGTCCTACTGGAAGGAGGTGCTGCTGCGCTACCTCAACCAGTTCCAGGGGAAGGAGATCTCCATCAAGGAGATCAGCCAGGAGACAGCTGTCAACCCAGTGGACATCGTCAGCACCCTGCAGTCCCTCCAGATGCTCAAGTACTGGAAAGGGAAGCACCTGGTCTTGAAGAGACAG GACCTAATCGACGACTGGAAAGCCAAGGAGACCAAGCGTGGCAGCAGCAAGACTATTGAACCCACCGCCTTAAAGTGGACCCCACCTAAAGGAACATAG
- the myst2 gene encoding histone acetyltransferase MYST2 isoform X1 yields MVCFMFMFVLEHFPSGFQFWPLRNAGSSSEGTEDSDFSADHEHTDRIETYGRTRRNTRLTRASLRLSQSSQDSSPVQISPAEVVTFSARRVTRSRSLQQGPPVTPKKYPLRQSRSSGSDTEQHVEDLKRVADQDESPPRTPTGNALSSESDIDVSSPNASHDESLAKELSLKDSGSDLSHRPKRRRFHESYNFNMKCPTPGCNSLGHLTGKHERHFSISGCPLFHNLSVDECKTRASSRDKQVEERTLSHRQDENRHATRHQAPTERQMRYKEKVTEMRKKRNSGLLKEQKDQYMDHRQSHGNNREPLLENITSDYDLELFRKAQARASEDLEKLQGQVAEGSNMIKTIVFGRYELDTWYHSPYPEEYARLGRLYMCEFCLKYMKSLTILRRHMAKCVWKHPPGDEIYRKGNISVFEVDGKKNKIYCQNLCLLAKLFLDHKTLYYDVEPFLFYVMTEADNTGCHLVGYFSKEKNSFLNYNVSCILTMPQYMRQGYGKMLIDFSYLLSKVEEKVGSPERPLSDLGLISYRSYWKEVLLRYLNQFQGKEISIKEISQETAVNPVDIVSTLQSLQMLKYWKGKHLVLKRQDLIDDWKAKETKRGSSKTIEPTALKWTPPKGT; encoded by the exons ATGGTCTGTTTCATGTTCATGTTTGTTTTGGAACATTTCCCGAGTGGATTTCAATTCTGGCCGTTG AGGAATGCTGGGAGCAGCTCCGAGGGCACTGAGGATTCAGACTTCTCTGCTGACCATGAGCACACAGACAGAATCGAGACCTATGGGAGAACACGGAGGAACACGCGCCTCACCCGGGCATCGCTGCGACTCAGCCAAAGTTCACAAG attCCAGCCCTGTCCAGATCAGCCCAGCAGAGGTGGTGACCTTCTCTGCCCGGCGAGTGACCCGTAGCCGTAGTCTGCAGCAAGGGCCGCCGGTCACCCCCAAGAAATACCCTCTGCGTCAGAGTCGCTCTTCGGGGTCGGACACGGAGCAGCATGTGGAGG ACCTGAAGCGAGTAGCAGACCAGGACGAGTCTCCGCCCCGCACCCCAACAGGGAACGCTCTCTCATCGGAGTCGGACATTGACGTGTCCAGCCCTAATGCCTCTCATGACGAGTCCCTGGCCAAGGAGCTGTCACTCAAAGACTCTGGCAGCGACCTCTCCCACAGGCCCAAGCGCCGTCGCTTCCACGAGAGCTACAACTTCAACATGAAGTGCCCCACACCAGGCTGCAACTCCCTGG GCCATTTGACAGGGAAACATGAGAGGCACTTCTCAATATCTGGCTGCCCTCTCTTCCACAACCTCTCTGTAGATGAATGCAAG ACGAGGGCCTCCTCTCGTGACAAACAGGTGGAGGAGCGGACGTTGTCCCACCGGCAGGATGAGAACAGACACGCTACCCGTCACCAG GCCCCAACGGAGAGGCAGATGAGGTACAAGGAGAAGGTGACGGaaatgaggaagaagaggaactCGGGTCTGCTAAAAGAGCAGAAAGACCAGTACATG GATCACCGGCAGTCCCACGGCAACAACCGAGAGCCCCTCCTGGAGAACATCACAAGTGATTACGACCTGGAGCTCTTTCGAAAAGCCCAGGCACGTGCTTCGGAGGATCTT GAGAAGCTGCAGGGCCAGGTGGCGGAGGGCAGCAACATGATCAAGACCATCGTGTTTGGCCGGTACGAGCTGGACACCTGGTACCACTCGCCCTACCCCGAGGAGTACGCCCGCCTGGGACGCCTCTACATGTGTGAGTTCTGCCTCAAGTACATGAAGAGTCTGACCATCCTGCGCCGGCACATG GCCAAGTGTGTCTGGAAACACCCACCAGGGGATGAGATCTATCGAAAGGGAAACATCTCCGTCTTTGAGGTGGACGGTAAAAAAAACAAG ATCTACTGCCAAAACCTGTGCCTTCTGGCTAAGCTCTTCCTGGACCACAAGACCCTATACTACGACGTGGAGCCCTTCCTCTTCTACGTCATGACAGAGGCTGACAACACCGGCTGCCATCTTGTTGGCTACTTCTCAAAG GAGAAGAACTCGTTCCTGAACTACAATGTCTCCTGTATCCTCACCATGCCACAGTACATGAGGCAGGGCTACGGAAAGATGCTGATTGACTTCA GTTACCTACTGTCCAAGGTGGAGGAGAAGGTGGGCTCTCCAGAGCGGCCCCTCTCAGACCTGGGCCTAATCAGCTACAGGTCCTACTGGAAGGAGGTGCTGCTGCGCTACCTCAACCAGTTCCAGGGGAAGGAGATCTCCATCAAGGAGATCAGCCAGGAGACAGCTGTCAACCCAGTGGACATCGTCAGCACCCTGCAGTCCCTCCAGATGCTCAAGTACTGGAAAGGGAAGCACCTGGTCTTGAAGAGACAG GACCTAATCGACGACTGGAAAGCCAAGGAGACCAAGCGTGGCAGCAGCAAGACTATTGAACCCACCGCCTTAAAGTGGACCCCACCTAAAGGAACATAG
- the myst2 gene encoding histone acetyltransferase MYST2 isoform X2: MVCFMFMFVLEHFPSGFQFWPLRNAGSSSEGTEDSDFSADHEHTDRIETYGRTRRNTRLTRASLRLSQSSQDSSPVQISPAEVVTFSARRVTRSRSLQQGPPVTPKKYPLRQSRSSGSDTEQHVEDLKRVADQDESPPRTPTGNALSSESDIDVSSPNASHDESLAKELSLKDSGSDLSHRPKRRRFHESYNFNMKCPTPGCNSLGHLTGKHERHFSISGCPLFHNLSVDECKTRASSRDKQVEERTLSHRQDENRHATRHQAPTERQMRYKEKVTEMRKKRNSGLLKEQKDQYMDHRQSHGNNREPLLENITSDYDLELFRKAQEKLQGQVAEGSNMIKTIVFGRYELDTWYHSPYPEEYARLGRLYMCEFCLKYMKSLTILRRHMAKCVWKHPPGDEIYRKGNISVFEVDGKKNKIYCQNLCLLAKLFLDHKTLYYDVEPFLFYVMTEADNTGCHLVGYFSKEKNSFLNYNVSCILTMPQYMRQGYGKMLIDFSYLLSKVEEKVGSPERPLSDLGLISYRSYWKEVLLRYLNQFQGKEISIKEISQETAVNPVDIVSTLQSLQMLKYWKGKHLVLKRQDLIDDWKAKETKRGSSKTIEPTALKWTPPKGT, encoded by the exons ATGGTCTGTTTCATGTTCATGTTTGTTTTGGAACATTTCCCGAGTGGATTTCAATTCTGGCCGTTG AGGAATGCTGGGAGCAGCTCCGAGGGCACTGAGGATTCAGACTTCTCTGCTGACCATGAGCACACAGACAGAATCGAGACCTATGGGAGAACACGGAGGAACACGCGCCTCACCCGGGCATCGCTGCGACTCAGCCAAAGTTCACAAG attCCAGCCCTGTCCAGATCAGCCCAGCAGAGGTGGTGACCTTCTCTGCCCGGCGAGTGACCCGTAGCCGTAGTCTGCAGCAAGGGCCGCCGGTCACCCCCAAGAAATACCCTCTGCGTCAGAGTCGCTCTTCGGGGTCGGACACGGAGCAGCATGTGGAGG ACCTGAAGCGAGTAGCAGACCAGGACGAGTCTCCGCCCCGCACCCCAACAGGGAACGCTCTCTCATCGGAGTCGGACATTGACGTGTCCAGCCCTAATGCCTCTCATGACGAGTCCCTGGCCAAGGAGCTGTCACTCAAAGACTCTGGCAGCGACCTCTCCCACAGGCCCAAGCGCCGTCGCTTCCACGAGAGCTACAACTTCAACATGAAGTGCCCCACACCAGGCTGCAACTCCCTGG GCCATTTGACAGGGAAACATGAGAGGCACTTCTCAATATCTGGCTGCCCTCTCTTCCACAACCTCTCTGTAGATGAATGCAAG ACGAGGGCCTCCTCTCGTGACAAACAGGTGGAGGAGCGGACGTTGTCCCACCGGCAGGATGAGAACAGACACGCTACCCGTCACCAG GCCCCAACGGAGAGGCAGATGAGGTACAAGGAGAAGGTGACGGaaatgaggaagaagaggaactCGGGTCTGCTAAAAGAGCAGAAAGACCAGTACATG GATCACCGGCAGTCCCACGGCAACAACCGAGAGCCCCTCCTGGAGAACATCACAAGTGATTACGACCTGGAGCTCTTTCGAAAAGCCCAG GAGAAGCTGCAGGGCCAGGTGGCGGAGGGCAGCAACATGATCAAGACCATCGTGTTTGGCCGGTACGAGCTGGACACCTGGTACCACTCGCCCTACCCCGAGGAGTACGCCCGCCTGGGACGCCTCTACATGTGTGAGTTCTGCCTCAAGTACATGAAGAGTCTGACCATCCTGCGCCGGCACATG GCCAAGTGTGTCTGGAAACACCCACCAGGGGATGAGATCTATCGAAAGGGAAACATCTCCGTCTTTGAGGTGGACGGTAAAAAAAACAAG ATCTACTGCCAAAACCTGTGCCTTCTGGCTAAGCTCTTCCTGGACCACAAGACCCTATACTACGACGTGGAGCCCTTCCTCTTCTACGTCATGACAGAGGCTGACAACACCGGCTGCCATCTTGTTGGCTACTTCTCAAAG GAGAAGAACTCGTTCCTGAACTACAATGTCTCCTGTATCCTCACCATGCCACAGTACATGAGGCAGGGCTACGGAAAGATGCTGATTGACTTCA GTTACCTACTGTCCAAGGTGGAGGAGAAGGTGGGCTCTCCAGAGCGGCCCCTCTCAGACCTGGGCCTAATCAGCTACAGGTCCTACTGGAAGGAGGTGCTGCTGCGCTACCTCAACCAGTTCCAGGGGAAGGAGATCTCCATCAAGGAGATCAGCCAGGAGACAGCTGTCAACCCAGTGGACATCGTCAGCACCCTGCAGTCCCTCCAGATGCTCAAGTACTGGAAAGGGAAGCACCTGGTCTTGAAGAGACAG GACCTAATCGACGACTGGAAAGCCAAGGAGACCAAGCGTGGCAGCAGCAAGACTATTGAACCCACCGCCTTAAAGTGGACCCCACCTAAAGGAACATAG